The Euphorbia lathyris chromosome 2, ddEupLath1.1, whole genome shotgun sequence genome includes a window with the following:
- the LOC136220350 gene encoding NAC domain-containing protein 100: MKMEETLPPGFRFHPTDEELITFYLTKKVSDVTFTSKAVVDVDLNKSEPWDLPGKASMGEKEWYFFSLRDRKYPTGLRTNRATEAGYWKTTGKDKEIYRGGVLVGMKKTLVFYKGRAPKGEKSNWVMHEYRLENKHPFKNTREEWVVCRIFQKSASAAKKAQTSQSSQQSLGSPCDTNSIVNEFGDIELPNLNTSSTQFNNIIPTYNMDTLNTNLNMNNWAAATREAVSWPSSLLNSNLTMNSLLLKAIQLRNYQQREANDYSFLAQAANINTCQFGSDHFSPSSFQASSSSSKVLETVPPPQSQPEQPYNLDSIW; encoded by the exons ATGAAAATGGAGGAAACACTTCCTCCAGGATTCAGATTTCATCCAACAGATGAAGAACTCATTAcattttatttaacaaaaaaGGTATCTGATGTGACTTTCACTTCCAAAGCTGTTGTTGATGTTGATCTCAACAAATCTGAACCTTGGGATCTTCCAG GGAAGGCTtcaatgggggagaaagaatgGTACTTCTTTAGCCTTCGAGACCGAAAATACCCGACCGGACTCCGAACAAATAGAGCAACGGAAGCCGGATATTGGAAAACCACAGGGAAGGACAAGGAAATATATCGTGGGGGTGTTTTGGTAGGGATGAAAAAAACCCTAGTCTTCTACAAAGGTAGAGCTCCCAAGGGTGAGAAAAGTAACTGGGTTATGCATGAATACAGGCTTGAAAACAAACATCCTTTCAAGAATACCAGG GAGGAATGGGTGGTTTGTAGAATATTTCAAAAAAGTGCATCAGCAGCAAAAAAGGCACAAACATCACAATCCTCACAGCAATCATTAGGATCACCATGTGATACTAACTCAATTGTGAATGAATTCGGAGATATTGAATTACCAAACCTGAATACTTCATCTACTCAATTTAATAACATCATTCCAACTTACAATATGGACACTTTGAACACAAACTTGAACATGAACAATTGGGCGGCAGCAACCAGAGAAGCAGTTTCATGGCCTTCAAGCTTGCTAAACTCAAACCTCACCATGAATTCATTGCTGCTCAAGGCAATACAACTCAGAAATTATCAACAAAGAGAAGCTAATGACTACTCTTTTCTTGCTCAAGCAGCGAACATTAATACTTGTCAGTTCGGGTCTGATCATTTTAGTCCAAGTAGTTTTCaggcttcttcttcatcttcaaagGTTTTAGAGACAGTGCCGCCGCCGCAATCACAGCCGGAGCAACCATACAATTTGGACTCCATTTGGTGA